The Nocardia arthritidis genome has a window encoding:
- a CDS encoding roadblock/LC7 domain-containing protein, whose protein sequence is MTNANSTDENLNWLVARFTRDVPGVSHAVLVSADGLLQATSPHLPSDRAEQLSAVTAGLASLAAGAASLFDGGKVMQSIVEMQRGYLLVMSVGNGSHLAVLANKSHDIGRIGYEMALLVDRVGSVVTATARTAV, encoded by the coding sequence ATGACCAACGCGAACAGCACGGATGAGAACCTGAACTGGCTGGTCGCCCGCTTCACCCGCGACGTACCGGGGGTTTCCCACGCCGTTCTGGTTTCGGCGGACGGCCTGCTGCAGGCCACCAGCCCGCACCTGCCGAGCGATCGGGCCGAACAACTTTCGGCGGTGACCGCCGGTCTGGCGAGCCTCGCCGCGGGCGCGGCCTCGCTGTTCGACGGCGGCAAGGTGATGCAGTCCATCGTCGAAATGCAGCGCGGCTATCTGCTCGTCATGAGCGTCGGCAATGGTTCGCACCTGGCCGTGCTCGCCAACAAGTCGCACGATATCGGCCGCATCGGTTACGAAATGGCGCTGCTTGTCGATCGAGTGGGCTCCGTGGTCACCGCCACGGCCCGCACCGCCGTCTGA
- a CDS encoding DUF742 domain-containing protein, protein MVSQHGSGPHRPTTRVRPYALTSGRTEPAVDLPLEAVIETVNYSAYMEWPIGDIRTEILRLGVHRLSVAEIAAHLDRPLGMVRVMIGDLVVDGALRVHSTLTDQASFDERRSLMERTLRGLRAL, encoded by the coding sequence ATGGTCAGCCAACACGGTTCCGGACCACATCGACCAACAACTCGCGTCCGGCCGTACGCCCTCACCTCGGGGCGTACCGAACCTGCGGTCGACCTACCGCTGGAAGCGGTCATCGAAACCGTCAATTACAGCGCTTACATGGAGTGGCCGATCGGCGATATCCGTACCGAGATCCTGCGATTGGGCGTCCACCGGCTGTCCGTCGCCGAAATCGCGGCACACCTGGATCGCCCCCTCGGCATGGTTCGGGTGATGATCGGTGATCTCGTGGTCGACGGCGCGCTACGCGTGCATTCGACCTTGACCGACCAAGCGAGCTTTGACGAGCGTCGTTCTTTGATGGAGAGGACATTGCGTGGACTCCGTGCCTTATAG
- a CDS encoding GTP-binding protein produces MPYRKIGPTGTAGQEDAEQRVASTKIVVAGGFGVGKTTFVGAVSEIVPLRTEAMVTRYSDGVDDLADTPEKETTTVAMDFGRIILPGNLTLYLFGTPGQRRFWFMWDDLIRGAIGAVVLVDTRRLEDSFAAVDFFEARKLPFLIAVNRFPDAPRFPLAELREALSIREGVPIVDIDARNAMEVRQSLAAVTEYAIAQLKALELEGIARHA; encoded by the coding sequence GTGCCTTATAGGAAGATCGGGCCCACCGGGACAGCCGGGCAAGAGGACGCGGAGCAGCGGGTCGCGTCGACCAAGATCGTCGTCGCCGGCGGTTTCGGCGTCGGGAAAACGACCTTCGTCGGCGCGGTTTCGGAGATCGTGCCGCTGCGCACCGAGGCGATGGTCACCAGGTATTCGGACGGGGTCGACGATCTGGCGGATACGCCGGAGAAGGAAACCACAACGGTCGCCATGGATTTCGGCCGGATCATCCTGCCGGGAAATCTGACGCTGTACCTGTTCGGCACGCCGGGTCAGCGCCGGTTCTGGTTCATGTGGGACGACCTGATTCGCGGCGCCATCGGCGCGGTGGTCTTGGTGGACACCAGGCGGCTGGAGGACAGTTTCGCGGCCGTGGACTTCTTCGAGGCGCGCAAGCTGCCGTTCTTGATCGCGGTCAACCGTTTTCCGGACGCGCCGCGCTTCCCGCTCGCCGAACTGCGCGAGGCGCTTTCGATCCGCGAGGGGGTGCCGATCGTCGATATCGATGCGCGCAATGCGATGGAGGTGCGCCAGTCGCTCGCCGCGGTAACCGAATACGCGATAGCGCAGCTGAAGGCGCTGGAGCTGGAAGGGATCGCCAGGCATGCCTGA
- a CDS encoding MHYT domain-containing protein codes for MPDGSMRMLAESASFEQFSMGYWLAALSFIVSVVGTVVGLACVLNGARSARFRIVWVVSAAVSLGGVGVWLTMAVALLGLKVPNGAIRYDAGKLITAMVVAVVAVLVGLALIGRTRRTPWLIAGGLVMGLGTGATIYLGVSSVRVQGSVNLALWLIGISVGVAVITALTTLWSFQTYRNHFARGATTLLFGIGVAASYYVAIAAMDLHVDRAVPAPTGMALFDFVFPMFVVGSLGLAVPISAVLIAPGRDSGWGATATAN; via the coding sequence ATGCCTGACGGTTCGATGCGAATGCTCGCCGAAAGCGCGTCGTTCGAACAGTTTTCGATGGGTTACTGGCTGGCCGCGCTGTCGTTCATCGTCTCGGTGGTCGGCACCGTCGTCGGCCTGGCCTGCGTGCTGAACGGGGCGCGCTCGGCCCGATTCCGGATCGTCTGGGTGGTCTCGGCCGCAGTATCCCTTGGCGGCGTCGGTGTTTGGCTGACGATGGCGGTGGCGCTGCTCGGATTGAAGGTGCCCAACGGTGCGATCCGTTACGACGCCGGAAAATTGATCACCGCGATGGTGGTCGCGGTGGTGGCGGTGCTGGTGGGCCTGGCGTTGATCGGACGCACCCGCAGAACACCGTGGCTGATCGCGGGCGGTTTGGTGATGGGTCTCGGCACCGGAGCCACCATCTACCTCGGGGTGAGTTCGGTGCGGGTGCAGGGTTCGGTGAATCTGGCGCTGTGGCTGATCGGGATCTCGGTGGGTGTCGCGGTGATCACCGCGCTCACCACGCTGTGGTCGTTCCAGACCTACCGCAATCACTTCGCGCGCGGCGCAACGACTTTGCTGTTCGGCATAGGGGTGGCCGCCAGCTATTACGTCGCGATCGCGGCGATGGATCTACACGTCGATCGGGCCGTGCCCGCGCCGACCGGGATGGCGCTGTTCGATTTCGTCTTCCCGATGTTCGTCGTCGGTTCGCTGGGGCTGGCGGTGCCGATCTCGGCGGTTCTGATCGCGCCCGGCCGCGATTCGGGCTGGGGCGCGACCGCGACCGCGAACTGA
- a CDS encoding VOC family protein translates to MPVHNAAWPQGTPCWIDCQVNDPVKAGRFYGELFDWVLQDGGPDAGGYLMASKDGAAAAGIGPKPSALAAMPSGWTTYIAVDDADASAAAVRRAGGKLVLETFDVMEFGRMFVAEDPGGAIFAVWQARAHNGAALHNEHGGYAWNELHTREYDRSKAFYRDVFGYRYTEYDFGDTAYVAFTPPGRTEVVGGISDDSAVAKAASSYWLTWFQYDDVDAGAKKALGLGGSVLQAAADSPVGRTALIAAPQGEVFGIIDPSKRVGELPNPN, encoded by the coding sequence ATGCCCGTACACAATGCGGCCTGGCCGCAGGGGACGCCGTGCTGGATCGATTGCCAGGTGAACGACCCGGTCAAGGCAGGCCGGTTCTACGGCGAACTGTTCGATTGGGTGCTGCAGGACGGCGGTCCTGACGCGGGCGGCTACCTAATGGCGTCGAAAGATGGTGCGGCGGCGGCCGGAATCGGGCCGAAGCCGTCCGCACTGGCCGCAATGCCGTCGGGGTGGACCACCTATATCGCGGTGGACGACGCCGACGCCAGCGCCGCGGCGGTACGGCGGGCGGGCGGCAAACTGGTGCTGGAAACCTTCGACGTGATGGAGTTCGGCAGGATGTTCGTCGCCGAGGATCCCGGCGGCGCCATCTTCGCGGTGTGGCAGGCCAGGGCGCACAACGGCGCCGCGCTGCACAACGAGCACGGCGGCTACGCCTGGAACGAACTGCACACCCGCGAATACGACCGGTCGAAGGCCTTCTACCGCGACGTATTCGGTTACCGGTATACCGAATACGATTTCGGCGACACCGCATACGTGGCGTTCACCCCGCCCGGCCGCACCGAGGTGGTCGGCGGCATCAGCGACGATTCGGCGGTGGCCAAGGCCGCATCGTCCTACTGGCTCACCTGGTTCCAGTACGACGATGTGGACGCCGGCGCGAAAAAGGCGCTGGGACTTGGTGGTTCGGTGCTGCAGGCGGCCGCCGACTCGCCGGTCGGCCGCACCGCGCTGATCGCCGCGCCGCAGGGTGAGGTGTTCGGCATCATCGACCCGAGCAAACGGGTGGGCGAACTGCCGAATCCGAACTGA
- the rpmF gene encoding 50S ribosomal protein L32, giving the protein MAVPKRRMSRSNTRSRRAQWKAAPVDLVPITVGGVVHRVPRRLVAAIRRGLIDPARL; this is encoded by the coding sequence ATGGCGGTACCGAAGCGCAGGATGTCGCGGTCGAATACCCGCAGCAGGCGCGCGCAGTGGAAGGCGGCGCCGGTGGATCTGGTGCCGATCACCGTCGGCGGCGTCGTGCACCGGGTGCCGCGCAGGCTCGTCGCCGCGATCCGGCGCGGTTTGATCGATCCGGCGCGACTCTGA
- a CDS encoding type B 50S ribosomal protein L31, producing MKAGIHPDYHPVVFEDSSTGKQFLTRSTATSTRTVQWPDGNTYPLLVVDVTADSHPFWTGAHRVLDTQGRVEKFERKYGRRIRRGQEG from the coding sequence ATGAAAGCAGGTATCCATCCCGACTACCACCCGGTGGTCTTCGAGGATTCCAGTACCGGAAAGCAGTTTCTGACCCGTTCCACCGCCACCAGTACCCGGACCGTGCAGTGGCCGGACGGCAATACGTATCCGCTGCTGGTGGTCGATGTGACGGCCGACTCGCATCCGTTCTGGACCGGTGCGCACCGCGTGCTCGACACACAGGGCCGGGTGGAGAAGTTCGAACGCAAGTACGGCAGGCGAATCCGCCGCGGGCAGGAGGGCTGA
- the mrf gene encoding ribosome hibernation factor-recruiting GTPase MRF: MVAPDPNSPVADRRTALVLVAGFAGRAAIGAERTASALCGARPPAADHPPGTVVVRHDLSRLREGVVHRTVRDAERQTATVLELAHGCVSCTLRLDLLPLLCLLAARDSVNRIVLELDPAFEAEAICHAVEHVVVSGVVGRVDGPAARDVRVEAVLTCLDADNWLADATGEDTLAERGLAHADDERTVAQLAVGQVEFADAVIAFGPAGDPVDRGRLAAVLTRLAPDAPVAWVDDPDLLTGRQVEALLARIPAHARRGRIFDAHAPLLRGQPPLTGDFGVQLMEFAARRPFHPARLHEALDVLFDGVVSARGRIWLATQPEEVVWLESAGGGLRVGGAGRWLAAMSEDELAQEDSERRALAALRWDEDFGDRDSSLVILVHDADPADIRQALHWALVEDDELDLVRRAPELVARWDDPFGTWHTDPCESAAEDVAAQRSPRGEAK; this comes from the coding sequence GTGGTTGCGCCTGATCCCAACTCGCCCGTGGCCGACCGCAGAACTGCGCTGGTGCTGGTCGCGGGCTTCGCCGGGCGCGCGGCGATCGGTGCGGAACGCACGGCTTCGGCGCTGTGCGGCGCCCGGCCGCCCGCCGCGGACCATCCGCCCGGCACCGTCGTCGTCCGGCACGACCTGAGCCGCCTGCGCGAGGGCGTCGTGCACCGCACCGTCCGCGATGCCGAGCGGCAGACCGCGACCGTGCTGGAGCTGGCGCACGGCTGCGTCTCCTGCACGCTGCGGCTGGACCTGCTGCCGCTGCTCTGCCTGCTCGCCGCCCGCGACTCGGTGAATCGCATTGTGCTGGAACTGGATCCGGCCTTCGAGGCGGAGGCGATCTGTCACGCCGTCGAGCACGTGGTGGTGAGCGGCGTCGTCGGCAGGGTGGATGGGCCCGCCGCGCGCGACGTCCGCGTCGAGGCCGTGCTCACCTGCCTGGACGCCGACAACTGGCTGGCCGACGCCACCGGCGAGGACACCCTCGCCGAACGCGGGCTCGCACATGCCGACGACGAGCGCACGGTCGCCCAGCTCGCCGTCGGTCAGGTCGAATTCGCCGATGCCGTAATCGCTTTCGGACCGGCGGGCGATCCGGTGGACCGCGGCAGGCTGGCCGCCGTGCTCACCCGGCTCGCACCCGACGCGCCGGTGGCCTGGGTGGACGATCCGGACCTGCTCACCGGGAGGCAGGTGGAGGCTTTGCTCGCCCGCATTCCCGCGCACGCCCGGCGCGGCAGGATATTCGACGCGCACGCGCCGCTGCTGCGCGGGCAGCCGCCGCTCACCGGCGATTTCGGGGTGCAGCTCATGGAATTCGCGGCACGTCGCCCGTTTCATCCGGCGCGGCTGCACGAGGCGCTGGACGTGCTGTTCGACGGCGTGGTGTCCGCGCGCGGCCGCATCTGGCTGGCCACCCAACCCGAGGAGGTGGTGTGGCTGGAGTCCGCGGGTGGCGGCCTGCGGGTCGGCGGTGCCGGACGCTGGCTGGCCGCGATGTCGGAAGACGAACTGGCGCAAGAGGATTCGGAACGGCGCGCGCTCGCCGCGCTGCGCTGGGACGAGGACTTCGGCGACCGGGACAGCTCGCTGGTGATCCTGGTGCACGACGCCGATCCGGCCGATATCCGGCAGGCGCTGCACTGGGCACTGGTCGAGGACGACGAACTGGACCTGGTGCGCCGCGCGCCCGAACTGGTGGCGCGGTGGGACGACCCCTTCGGCACCTGGCACACCGATCCCTGCGAATCGGCCGCGGAAGACGTTGCCGCACAGCGGAGCCCGAGAGGAGAGGCGAAATGA
- the rpmB gene encoding 50S ribosomal protein L28, with product MSAHCQVTGRKPGFGKSVSHSHKRTSRRWNPNIQRKTYYLPSEDRRITLNVSAKGIKTIDRDGIEAVVARLRARGEKI from the coding sequence ATGTCGGCCCACTGCCAGGTCACCGGGCGCAAGCCGGGCTTCGGCAAGTCCGTTTCGCATTCGCACAAGCGGACCAGCCGCCGCTGGAATCCGAATATCCAGCGCAAGACCTACTACCTGCCGAGCGAGGACCGCCGCATCACGCTGAACGTCTCCGCGAAAGGCATCAAGACCATCGACCGGGACGGGATCGAGGCCGTGGTGGCCCGCCTGCGCGCCCGCGGCGAAAAGATCTGA
- the rpmG gene encoding 50S ribosomal protein L33 — MASKATELRPIIKLKSTAGTGYTYVTRKNRRNDPDRMVLRKYDPVVRKHVDFREER; from the coding sequence ATGGCATCCAAGGCGACCGAACTGCGCCCGATCATCAAGCTGAAATCGACCGCGGGCACCGGATACACCTACGTCACCCGCAAGAACCGGCGCAACGATCCCGACCGGATGGTGCTGCGCAAATACGATCCGGTGGTGCGCAAGCACGTCGATTTCCGTGAGGAGCGCTGA
- the rpsN gene encoding 30S ribosomal protein S14 produces MAKKSKIIQNQRRREIVARYADRRAELKELIRRPSTPEDQRAAAERELRRQPRDASPVRLRNRDAADGRPRGHLRKFGLSRVRVREMAHRGELPGVHKSSW; encoded by the coding sequence ATGGCCAAGAAATCCAAGATCATTCAAAATCAGCGGCGCCGGGAGATCGTCGCCCGCTACGCGGACCGCCGGGCCGAGCTGAAGGAGCTGATCCGCCGGCCGAGCACCCCGGAGGACCAGCGTGCGGCGGCCGAGCGGGAACTGCGCAGGCAGCCGCGCGATGCCAGTCCGGTACGATTGCGCAATCGGGACGCCGCGGACGGACGACCGCGCGGTCATCTGCGGAAGTTCGGACTCTCCCGTGTACGTGTGCGCGAGATGGCCCACCGGGGAGAATTGCCCGGCGTGCACAAATCGAGCTGGTAG
- the rpsR gene encoding 30S ribosomal protein S18, whose amino-acid sequence MAVKRAPSKKVRAEQARRPKKNPLIAAGVETVDYKDVNLLRTFISDRGKIRSRRVTGLTPQQQRQVAVAVKNAREMALLPFTSR is encoded by the coding sequence ATGGCAGTCAAGCGAGCACCGTCGAAGAAGGTTCGCGCTGAACAGGCCCGCCGCCCGAAGAAGAATCCGCTCATCGCCGCGGGCGTGGAGACGGTCGACTACAAGGACGTGAACCTGCTTCGCACGTTCATCTCCGATCGCGGCAAGATCCGCAGCCGCCGGGTCACCGGGCTCACCCCGCAGCAGCAGCGGCAGGTCGCCGTCGCGGTGAAGAACGCCCGCGAGATGGCGCTGCTGCCGTTCACCAGCCGCTGA
- a CDS encoding LysM peptidoglycan-binding domain-containing protein: MGNTLRVGEELKSGEALTGGAYTLALQPDGNLVLTEPSGNVVWATQTHDQGVERAVLQEDGNFVLYKGDGAAWSTETNGKDVDRLEVQADRNVVLYGKDGTALWASGTNTDNPLPAPEPEQAAAPAAEEVPPPPPAAQTYTVEPGDTLWAIAERFYGDGNRYQEIANASGIANPDAINVGQVLTIP, translated from the coding sequence GTGGGCAACACGCTGCGCGTAGGAGAAGAACTGAAATCGGGTGAGGCCCTGACCGGCGGTGCGTACACTCTTGCGCTGCAGCCGGACGGCAACCTCGTGCTGACCGAGCCGAGCGGAAATGTGGTGTGGGCCACTCAAACTCACGATCAGGGCGTGGAGCGGGCGGTGCTGCAGGAGGACGGCAACTTCGTGCTCTACAAGGGCGATGGCGCCGCCTGGTCCACCGAGACCAACGGTAAGGATGTGGACCGACTGGAGGTGCAGGCCGACCGGAACGTGGTGCTCTACGGCAAGGACGGCACCGCGCTGTGGGCCTCCGGCACCAACACCGACAACCCGCTGCCCGCCCCGGAACCGGAGCAGGCCGCCGCGCCCGCCGCCGAGGAGGTGCCGCCGCCCCCGCCCGCCGCGCAGACCTACACCGTCGAGCCGGGCGACACCCTCTGGGCCATCGCCGAACGCTTCTACGGTGATGGCAACCGCTACCAGGAGATCGCGAACGCCAGCGGTATCGCCAACCCGGACGCGATCAACGTCGGCCAGGTGCTCACCATCCCGTAA
- a CDS encoding family 20 glycosylhydrolase produces the protein MAAGVIRRTLVPAVVAAVSAGLLSAGAPLAAAAVAPPPTVPSVRDWTSGGDGFALGARPRVWYARDELRAAAADLAASLATATGRQVIAESGAAAAPGDIVLSTGSVAGAPDTPEAYRITVGDKLELRGADVPGAFYATRSALQMLRQRTELPGGTATDWPQYRERSLMLDVGREFMPVEMIRQQIRRMGYLKMNLLHLHLSDTYGFRLESSRHPEITAPQHYSKQDIRDLIDYAADNQVEILPEVDFPGHLNGVLAAHPELKLRSRTGAISDAAMDISDPRGRDLMRDILEEFLPLFPGRYWHLGGDEFLLQGAQVASYDDYPQLGAYARAAYGPRAQPADALLGLIEWGAGIVRAHGKRPRIWNDGLRTGEGTIGIDPDIVVDYWSRAGVPELPLPFFGTARTPTDLIAAGHEIRNAAFTPTYYVAGGPASIANVPPEVAYEFWDPALFVDGTRLTSEQDARNRGSGLFVWADDPTVQTPDQISVAITWRLRVIAQQTWNPVATGQDLAHPRSYREFAARADAVGEPVP, from the coding sequence ATGGCAGCTGGTGTGATTCGAAGGACGCTGGTGCCCGCCGTGGTCGCGGCAGTGAGCGCCGGACTGCTGTCGGCCGGTGCGCCGCTCGCGGCCGCGGCGGTCGCGCCACCGCCGACCGTGCCGTCGGTACGGGACTGGACATCCGGCGGCGATGGGTTCGCACTCGGTGCGCGGCCACGGGTGTGGTACGCCCGGGACGAACTGCGCGCCGCCGCCGCCGACCTCGCCGCGAGCCTGGCTACGGCTACCGGCCGCCAGGTCATCGCCGAATCCGGCGCGGCGGCGGCACCCGGCGATATCGTGCTGAGCACGGGATCTGTTGCGGGAGCGCCAGATACGCCCGAGGCGTATCGAATTACGGTGGGGGACAAGCTGGAACTGCGGGGCGCCGATGTACCGGGCGCCTTCTACGCGACCCGTTCCGCCTTGCAGATGCTGCGGCAGCGCACCGAACTCCCCGGCGGCACGGCGACGGATTGGCCGCAGTACCGGGAGCGCAGCCTGATGCTGGATGTCGGCCGCGAGTTCATGCCGGTCGAGATGATCCGGCAGCAGATCCGGCGGATGGGCTATCTGAAGATGAACCTGTTGCATCTGCATCTGTCCGATACATACGGCTTCCGGCTGGAAAGTTCCAGGCATCCGGAAATCACCGCACCGCAACACTATTCGAAGCAGGACATCCGCGATCTGATCGACTACGCGGCCGATAACCAGGTGGAGATCCTGCCCGAGGTGGATTTTCCCGGCCACCTGAACGGTGTGCTCGCCGCGCATCCGGAACTGAAGCTGCGCAGCAGGACGGGCGCGATATCCGATGCGGCCATGGATATTTCGGATCCACGCGGTCGCGACCTCATGCGCGACATCCTGGAGGAGTTCCTACCGCTGTTCCCCGGCCGCTACTGGCATCTCGGCGGCGACGAATTCCTGCTGCAGGGTGCGCAGGTGGCGAGCTACGACGACTATCCGCAGCTCGGCGCGTACGCCCGTGCCGCATACGGCCCGCGGGCGCAACCGGCGGACGCGCTGCTCGGCTTGATCGAATGGGGTGCGGGCATCGTGCGCGCGCACGGCAAGCGGCCACGCATCTGGAACGACGGGCTGCGTACCGGCGAGGGCACCATCGGCATCGACCCGGATATCGTCGTCGACTACTGGAGCCGAGCGGGTGTTCCGGAGCTGCCGCTGCCTTTCTTCGGAACCGCCCGCACCCCAACAGATCTCATCGCAGCGGGGCATGAGATCCGGAACGCGGCATTCACGCCGACGTACTACGTCGCGGGCGGACCGGCGAGCATCGCGAACGTGCCGCCGGAGGTCGCATACGAATTCTGGGATCCGGCGCTGTTCGTCGACGGCACCCGGCTGACCTCCGAGCAGGACGCGCGCAACCGCGGTTCCGGTCTGTTCGTCTGGGCCGACGACCCAACCGTTCAGACCCCTGATCAGATCTCGGTGGCCATCACCTGGCGGCTTCGGGTGATCGCGCAGCAGACCTGGAATCCGGTTGCGACCGGCCAAGATCTTGCGCATCCCCGCAGCTACCGGGAATTCGCGGCGCGCGCCGATGCGGTCGGCGAACCCGTGCCGTAG
- the purH gene encoding bifunctional phosphoribosylaminoimidazolecarboxamide formyltransferase/IMP cyclohydrolase translates to MSTVERKPISRALVSVYDKTGLIELATGLHAAGVELVSTGSTASRIADAGIPVTKVEDLTGFPETLDGRVKTLHPRVHAGILADTRKAEHVDQLVELGVEAFQLVVVNLYPFTQTVASGASIDECVEQIDIGGPSMVRAAAKNHPSVAVVVDTGDYDRVLAAAQHGGFTLAERTALAAKAFQHTATYDVAVASWMTNVAVPAVETEGAQRFPAWIGATWNRGSVLRYGENPHQAAALYTNEAGPAGLAQAKQLHGKEMSYNNYTDADAAWRAAFDFDEPAVAVIKHANPCGIAIGANIAEAHRKAHATDPVSAYGGVIAANREVSVEMAEQVADIFTEVIVAPSYANGAVEVLQRKKNVRVLVAEPAQRKGAELRPVSGGALLQDRDILDADGDSAANWTLATGEPADEATLRDLEFAWRACRAVKSNAILLADDGAAVGVGMGQVNRVDSCKLAVERAGDRAKGAVAASDAFFPFSDGPAILITAGVRAIVHPGGSIRDKDTIDLCREANVTLYLTGSRHFAH, encoded by the coding sequence GTGAGCACAGTTGAACGCAAGCCCATCAGCCGGGCGCTGGTCAGTGTCTACGACAAGACCGGACTGATCGAGCTGGCGACCGGCCTGCATGCCGCGGGTGTCGAGCTCGTCTCGACCGGTTCGACCGCGAGCCGGATCGCCGACGCGGGCATTCCGGTCACCAAGGTCGAGGATCTGACCGGCTTCCCGGAGACGCTCGACGGTCGGGTCAAGACATTGCATCCGAGGGTGCATGCGGGCATTCTCGCCGACACCAGGAAGGCGGAGCACGTCGATCAGCTCGTCGAACTGGGCGTCGAGGCGTTCCAACTGGTGGTGGTGAACCTGTACCCGTTCACCCAGACCGTGGCGAGCGGGGCGTCGATCGATGAGTGCGTCGAACAGATCGATATCGGCGGTCCGTCCATGGTGCGTGCCGCGGCCAAGAACCATCCTTCGGTGGCCGTCGTGGTCGATACCGGCGACTACGATCGGGTGCTCGCGGCCGCGCAGCACGGCGGTTTCACGCTGGCCGAACGAACGGCGTTGGCCGCCAAGGCTTTCCAGCACACCGCCACCTACGATGTCGCCGTCGCCAGCTGGATGACCAATGTCGCGGTGCCTGCGGTGGAAACCGAAGGGGCGCAGCGTTTCCCGGCCTGGATCGGGGCCACCTGGAACCGCGGCTCGGTGCTGCGCTACGGCGAGAACCCGCACCAGGCCGCCGCGCTCTACACCAATGAGGCCGGGCCTGCCGGTTTGGCACAGGCAAAGCAGTTGCACGGCAAGGAAATGTCGTACAACAACTACACCGACGCCGACGCGGCATGGCGGGCCGCATTCGATTTCGACGAACCCGCCGTCGCCGTCATCAAGCATGCGAATCCGTGTGGGATCGCGATCGGTGCGAATATCGCCGAGGCGCACCGCAAGGCGCACGCCACCGATCCGGTTTCCGCGTACGGCGGTGTGATCGCGGCCAACCGCGAGGTGTCGGTGGAGATGGCCGAACAGGTCGCCGACATCTTCACCGAGGTGATCGTCGCGCCGTCCTACGCGAACGGTGCGGTGGAGGTGTTGCAGCGCAAGAAGAACGTTCGGGTGCTCGTCGCCGAACCGGCACAGCGCAAGGGCGCGGAGCTGCGCCCGGTGAGCGGCGGCGCACTCCTGCAGGACCGGGACATCCTGGACGCCGACGGCGACAGCGCGGCCAATTGGACGCTGGCGACCGGTGAACCCGCCGACGAGGCGACCCTGCGCGACCTCGAATTCGCTTGGCGCGCATGCCGTGCCGTGAAGTCGAACGCGATCCTGCTGGCCGACGACGGCGCCGCCGTCGGCGTCGGCATGGGGCAGGTGAACCGGGTCGACTCCTGCAAGCTCGCGGTCGAGCGCGCCGGTGACCGGGCGAAGGGCGCGGTGGCCGCCTCCGACGCCTTCTTCCCCTTCTCCGACGGCCCGGCGATCCTGATCACCGCCGGTGTTCGCGCGATCGTGCACCCGGGCGGCTCGATCCGCGACAAGGACACGATCGATCTGTGCCGCGAGGCCAATGTGACGCTGTACCTCACCGGGTCCCGTCACTTCGCGCACTGA
- the purN gene encoding phosphoribosylglycinamide formyltransferase, with protein MPAAAPATVVVLASGTGSLLRALLDAAAAPDYPARIVAVGVDRACQAVAHAEAADIPHFTVALNDFPDRAAWDAALTKAVADHAPDLVVSAGFMKILGPSFLDQFGGRIINTHPALLPSFPGAHGVRDALAYGVRVTGSTVHLVDAGVDTGPILAQEAVPVLPDDDEATLHERIKVVERRLLAEVVAAVATRGIVSDGRKAVIPREHS; from the coding sequence GTGCCCGCAGCGGCCCCGGCCACCGTCGTCGTGCTCGCCTCGGGCACCGGGTCGCTGTTGCGCGCACTGCTCGACGCGGCCGCGGCGCCGGACTATCCGGCGCGGATCGTCGCGGTCGGCGTAGACCGGGCCTGCCAGGCCGTCGCGCACGCCGAGGCCGCGGACATTCCGCATTTCACGGTGGCGCTCAACGACTTTCCCGATCGCGCCGCCTGGGATGCGGCACTGACCAAGGCGGTCGCGGACCACGCGCCCGATCTGGTGGTCTCGGCCGGGTTCATGAAAATTCTCGGCCCGTCCTTCCTGGATCAGTTCGGCGGGCGGATCATCAACACCCATCCCGCGCTGCTGCCGTCCTTCCCCGGCGCGCACGGGGTGCGTGACGCACTCGCATACGGCGTGCGGGTCACCGGGTCGACGGTGCACCTGGTGGACGCGGGTGTCGACACCGGACCCATCCTCGCGCAGGAGGCGGTGCCGGTGCTCCCCGATGACGACGAGGCGACCCTGCACGAGCGCATCAAGGTTGTCGAGCGACGGTTGCTGGCGGAGGTTGTCGCCGCCGTCGCGACGCGAGGCATTGTCTCCGACGGACGAAAGGCAGTTATTCCCCGTGAGCACAGTTGA